From the genome of Acidobacteriota bacterium:
CAGTAGATGTCCTCCTCGGGTTCCCAGACGTCCTCGCGCCCGCCGGCGAAGCCGAAGGTCTTGAGCCCCATCGACTCCAGGGCGCAGTTGCCCGCGAGGATCATCAGGTCGGCCCACGAGAGCTTCCGGCCGTACTTCTGCTTGATCGGCCAGAGCAGCCGGCGCGCCTTGTCGAGATTAGCGTTGTCCGGCCAACTGTTGAGGGGAGCGAAGCGCTGCGTGCCGGAGGCGCCGCCGCCGCGTCCGTCGTAGATCCGGTACGTGCCGGCGCTGTGCCAGGCCATCCGGATGAACAACGGGCCGTAGTGGCCGTAGTCGGCCGGCCACCACTCCTGCGACGTCGTCATCACCGCCTCGATGTCCTTCTTGACGGTATCCAGATCAAGCGTCTTGAACTCGTCGGCGTAGTTGAACTCCCCGTCCATCGGATCGGACAACGCGGAGTTCTGGTGGAGCACCTTCAGGTTCAGTTGATTCGGCCACCAACGCAGATTCTCCGCGACTCGAGCCGCCGTGTGCCGGTGGCCTACTACCGGGCACTTGCCTTCGCCCGCCGTCTTCTGATCAGCCGTCTCGTGCATGTCGTTCAACCCTTTCTGTTGTTTGCCCTTCCTGTCTTGCTGCCCGCGAGCCGGTTGCGACAGCCGGGACAGTACCCCCAGTAGATGACTTCGGCCTCCACGATCTCGAAGCCGTGATCGTCGTCGGCGGTGAGACAGGGCGCCTCACCGACAGCGCAGTCTATGTCGACCATGTCGCCGCAGGCGCGGCAGACGAGGTGATGGTGATTATCGCCGACCCGATCCTCGTACCGCGCGGGCGACCCCGCGGGTTGAATCCGGCGGGCCAAACCCCTTTCGACCAGCGTTCCCAGCGTGTCGTACACCGCCTGCCGCGAAATCGATCCGATGCTCCCTCGCACATCATCGGCGAGCTCGTCGGCCGTCGCGTGCGGGTGGGTCGCCATGGCCCGGAGCACGGCCAGCCGCTGCGCGGTGACCTGCAATCCGTGCTGCCTCAGGAGCCGCTCAGCGTCCTCGTTCACCACCGGAGGCTAATCCCTGATTCTGGACAAAGTCAAGTATTTGCATGGATCGAATATGATCGGCCTGCCATGCAGGCGGCGGCGCGATTCCCGCGGTCCAACGATTCCCGGCACCGTGCCCGGCTGGCCGGCCTCGTCTTCCTGTCCGGGGCGGCCAGCCTCGTGTACGAGGTGCTATGGCTGAAGGAGCTGAGCCTGCTCTTCGGGAGCACGGCGTACGCCGCCTCCACGACGCTCGCCGTCTTCTTTCTCGGCCTGGCGGTGGGTGGCGCGTTATTCGGGCGCTGGTCGCCGCACCTGCGGTCGCCGCTACGCGCCTATGCCTGGATCGAGCTGGCGGTCGCGGCGGCGGCAGCGCTGTACTTCGTGCTGCTGGAGGTCTACTTCCAGCTCTACGGTCCTGTCTACGACGCCCTCATCGACCGGCCCGCCGCCTTCAACGCGTTCAGGCTAGCGCTGGCAACACTGGTGCTCCTGCCCCCGGCCGCCTTGATGGGCGGCACGTTGCCGGTCCTCGGCCAGCATCTGGTCCGACAGCCGCACGAACTCGGGCGGTACGGATCGTGGCTGTACGCGATCAACACGATTGGCGCGGCTACTGGCGCGTTTCTTGCCGGTTTCGTGCTGCCGCTCGCGCTCGGCTTCGACCGGGCGTATCTGCTGGCCATGGCGGTCAACGTGGCGGTCGCCGGCCTCGCCTGGCGGATGTCGCGCATCGACGAGCGCGAGGCGGCGCCGGATCCGGGGGTGCCGGCCGAACGACACCGGCAGCGGGACCGGCGCAAGAAGGGCGCGCGACGCTCGCCATCGACCGCGTCCGCCGCCGACGCGGCCAGCCCCGCGTGGCTCCTCGCCGCCGTTGCCGGCCTCTCCGGCGCGTTCGCACTCGGACTCGAGGTGCTCTGGACGCGCATGTTCGCTCAGGTTCTACAGAACTCGGTCTACACCTTCTCGACCATTCTCGTCGTGTTCCTGGCCGCGCTGGCGACCGGCTCGGCGATCGCGAACCGCCTTTGCCGCGTACGGGGAGCGGCCCCGGCGCAGGTCCTGTGGATGCTCCTCACGCTGTCCGGCCTCGGCGTCGCCGCCACACCCTTTGTCTTCCATGATCTAACGGCCGGCGTCAGCACGCTGACCACCGGCGACGCCTGGATTTCCTACGTCGTCTCGATCTTCGGCAACACGATGGTGTTGCTGTTCGTGCCGGCAGCCCTGCTCGGCAGCGTCTTCCCCTACCTGCTGCGAGCCGCGGAAGGGTCGCCGGCCGCGCCGGGCGCCATCATCGGCCGTCTCAGCGCACTCAACACGGCCGGCGCCGTCGTCGGCTCACTCGCCGCAGGGTTCGTGCTGCTCGGTGCGATCGGGCTCTGGAACAGCATCCGGCTCATCGCCGCCAGCTACCTGGTCCTTGCGCTGGTTTGCGCCTGGCGCGGCTGGCGGACGCCACGCGCGCGGCTGCTGCCGACAGTGGCCACATTCGGCGCGGTGGCGCTGCTCGGCACCGCGCTCGACGCCTCGCGCCTGACCCTCGTCAACGTCACCACAGAGCGCGGCGAGGAGCTGCTCGCCACCTGGGAGGGACCCGAGGGCATCGTCGCCGTCGTCGAACGTGCCGGGAATCGGCACATCAAGATGAACAACTTCTACACCCTGGGGGGGACCGGCTCCATCGAGCAGGAGCAGAACCAGGCGCTGCTTCCCCTGATGACGCACCCTAGCCCGCGTGCGGTCTTTCTGCTCGGTCTCGGCACCGGCATAACCGCGGGTTCCGCCCTGCGGCATCCGGTCGAGCGGCTCCTGGTCTGCGAGATCGCGTCCGACGTGATCGTGGCCGCCGCGACCTACTTCAACGCACCGAGCGGCGGACTCTTCACCGACCCGCGGGCGTCCGTCCGTGCCTGCGACGCCCGCAACCACCTGCTGGGCACGGCGGAGCGCTACGACGTGATCATCGCCGACCTGTTCGTCCCCTGGCGGGCTGGCGTTGGCAACCTCTACAGCCGCGAGCACTTCGAAGCAGCGCGCGACCGGCTGACCGCCGGTGGGGTTTTCGTCCAGTGGCTGCCGCTGTACCAGGTCTCCCGCCGCGAGTTCGACCTGGTGGCGCGCACCGTGCTGAACGTCTTCGAGCAGGTCACGCTGTGGCGCGGCAGCTTCAGCCCGGAAATCGCGTACGTGGCGTTGGTCGGCGCGACGGAACCGACCGCGCTCGACCCGGCCGTGATCGAGCGCAACGGGCAGCATCTGAGCGGCGGGGCGCCGCTGCCCGACGCCACCGCCCTCGCGGTGACGCTTCCGTTCTACGCGGGAAACCTGTCGGCGGCCGACGGACTGATTCCGCCCGGGCCCCTGAACACCGACGATCGGCCGCTCGTCGAGTACCTGGCCCCGGTGACCCATCGGGAAGAACGCGCCGGCGCGGCCGGATGGTTCAATTCCGCCGACCTGGCGGCCTTTCTCCGGCGCCTGACGGAGTTGGCGCCGCCGGCGCGCGACCCGCACCTGGCGCTGTTGAGCCCCGCGCAACGGGACTTCGTCAGGGCCGGTCTAAGCTACTACGAGGGAGCGGTGGCCCGGCAGCTCGGACGCGATGCCGAGGCCGACGCGCACTTCCTCGACTTCGCCCAGCGCATCCCCATTGAGTTCTATCCACCCCTGGACGAGAGGGACGCGGACACCGATGTCGTCCCGTAGACCCCGCTGAATAGGATGCTCACTGGCAGGCTTGACCTGTCCGGGCGTCATGCCTTCCAATCGCCCCTGTTGGGACGTCCGAGTTCTGTGGAGGGATCAATGAGCAAGCGTCTGGTGCAAGCGGCTCTGGCCGGTCTATTGCTGATTGTCGTTGCGCCGCCAGCGGCCGCGGAGGTCATCCGATGGCAGGTCGATGGCCGGACGCGCGAGGCCATCGTTTACGGGCCCGAGTCGCCGACAGCGGAAGGAGCACCACTGGTCCTGGTGTTTCACGGGTTCGGCGACAACATGCGGAACTTCCAGCGCGCGAATCTTCACGTCGCCTGGCCGGAGGCTATCGTCGTGTACTTTCAGGGACTGCCGACGCGCCGCGGCCTTCCGGGTTGGCAGGGGGAGCCCGGCGCCGCCAACCGCGACCTCAAGCTCGTCGACGTGGCCCTCCGGTCGCTGCGGGAAACGCACAACATCGACGACGACCGCATCTACGCGACCGGCTACTCCAACGGCGGGATGTTCACCTACCTCCTCTGGGCGGAGCGCCCCGGCGTGTTCGCGGCCTACGCCCCCGTGGCGGCCCGCCTCCGCCCTTCGGTGCGCCCTTCGCAACCCAGCCCCGTCTTTCACGTTGCCGGCGCGCGCGATCTGGTGGTGGACTTTGCGGATCAGGAAGCCGCCATCGCGGTCGCCATCGAGGTGAACGGCGTTGACGCGGCGACAGAATGTGGAGCCGGCTGCACGGTGTACGGAGCCGGCACGGCCGCGCCGGTCATGACCTGGATCCATGGGGGCGCTCACGTCTACCCGCGCGGGACCAGCGAGCGGATCGTCTCGTTCTTTCGCGAGCTGTCCCGTTCGCGCTGAGCGCAGCCAAGAGGGCGTGCTAGGATTTTTTGGTGTGGGCCGCTAGCTCAATTGGCAGAGCAGCAGACTCTTAATCTGCGGGTTCGGGGTTCGATTCCCTGGCGGCTCACCACTACCGCAGCGTCTCCGGCGGCGCCGGACACGTCGGCGCCTCATTGAGCACGTCTCTCAGCCACCGCCGAGCCTCCTCGTCGAACTCTCTTTCTCGACGGGATCGCTCGCCTGCGAGCGCCAGCACGCTACTGCAGCAGGTCGAAGAGGTGCGTGTACTTGACGATCAGGCTCTTGCCGCTGCCGGTCGGGATGTAGTCGAGAAGGCCGTCGGTCTGGTTGTAGACGACGAACAGTCCGGTGTTGCCGTCCTGCAGCCAGCCGAAGCGGAGGTTTATCGACCAGAGGTCGGCGCTGTCGTTGTACTGCAGGAACGCCTGGGTGAACACGCGGGGCGAGAAGTTGTAGGCGATGCGGCTCGTCGCGAGGTTGGTGATGACATGCCCGGCCGGCAGATCGATGTCGTTGCGCGTCCAACGGAACTCCACGTTCAGTGCCTCGCCACGGCGGAGTTGCAGGGTCGGGCCGGCCGACCGCAGGGTGCCGCCGAAGAAGCCGCTCCCCAGGAAGCGAAACCCCCACGCGACCGGCGCCGAGCGGTTGGAGTTGTAGAAGAGGTTCGCTTCGTGCCAGGGGTACGAGCCGGGCGCCACGGTGACCCCGGATATCGGGAAGGCTCTGATCACCCCCTCTTCCCGGATGTTCCAGGCCGTGATCAGGGATGAGCTGTCCTCGAACTCGATGACGCTGTCCATGTGGAGGAGCGAGGTCTGGACGAACCGGCTGCCCAGACTCCAGAACCGGTTGAACGTAACGTGAGGCTGCAGCTCCTGAATGCGAAACCGGTTGGGACCGGGGCGCGTCGTGTTGAAGAGGCCGAAGTCCACCTTCCTGAACCCGGTGCGCCGGACGTAACCCACTTCCGGGTTGAAGTTCTCCCCCATCTCCATGTAGCCGGCACGCACCCGCCAGCTCTCGGCGTTGTAGTCGAGGGCCGTGTCCCAGGCGTAATCGCGGCCCCTGAGCCCCGGCGTCTGCGTCCGCGAGGCGAACCCGGAAACCAGCCCGTTCTGTCCGAAGCCCCAGCGTCCGTCGACGGCGAACGTCCGGTTGAAGTTGTCCGCCCCCGCGAGCGCGCCGGTCGCCTGCCGGCTGACGAGAAGCCCCCCGACGCTCGACCGGTTGGGCAGATCGCGCCGCATCCGCGCCACCGTGAAGTTGTTCGCGGGGGCTGACTCCCCCGCCGCCTCGGTCTGCATGTTCAGGAAGCCTACGGTGACCGATTCGGTCACCTTCCCCGACAGCCGGGCGCCGGCTGTAATCGGAATCGCCTCGCCCGCGGCGCCGATGCCGATCCGCCGGCTGAAGAACAATTCGGTCTGACCCGGGTCGTTGAACGCCGCACCGCCGCTGTTGCTCACCGTGAACGCACCGGCGTTCTCCAGGAAGAACGGCCGTTTCTCCGGGAAGAAGAGGTTGAACCGGTCGAGGTTGATCTGCTGATCGTCCACCTCCACCTGCGCGAAGTCGGTGTTGTAGGTGAGGTCGAGAGCCAGCCCCGAGGTCACGCCGTACTTCAGGTCGCCGCCGAAGTCGCCGAGGTTGCTCGTGATGTCGCGTGCGACGGCGGTGTCAGGACGGCGCGCCGTCTCGCCGACGACGTACGGTGTCAATTGCAGAGTGCGCCACAACCCCTCGGGCGCCACGATGCCCGTCACCTGGCCCGCCTGGGAGACGCGGAACAGATCGAACTGCCGCGGAATCGGCGCCCAGTACGCCGTCTCGTTGCGCCGTCGGATGTTGCGCTGGAAGTTCACTCCCCAGGTCTGGGCGGAACCCGCCGGAAAGCGGAGCGTCCGGAACGGGATCGCGAACTCCGCGCTCCAGCCGATCTCGGAGATCGCGGTGCGTACCTGCCAGACGCCATCCCAGTTCTGGTTGAAGCCGCCGCCGGCGCCGCGCGCCTGGCCGCCCTGTCCCGTCCGTCCCATGCCGCTGCCGCCCGCCCCCTCGTTGGCGAGTTGGCCGTCGTATTCCTGTCCAGACGGCGACGTCCCGAAGACGAACCCATTCTGCCGGTCGAAGAAGGTGTCGAAGATTAACTGGAAGCTGTCGCTGTCCATGAGCGACGAGTCGCGGCGGCTGTCGGTCACGATGATCGACGCCGGGTCCCGGTCGTAGCAGACGACGCCGACGTAGATCGTGTCGGCGGTGTAGATCATCCGGACTTCGGTCCGCTCCGACGCGGGCTGCCCTTCATCGGGCTGGTTCTGCACGAAGCCGGTCGCCGGCTCCGCCTCCGCCCACGCGGGGTCGTCCAGCACGGCGCCGTCGAGCACCGGTGCGTTAGCGGCAGCAATGGCGGTCAGCGACCGAGTTCCGCCGATCGACGCGACCTGGATGCCGGCAGTCGCGGGAGCCGGCTCGGCGGGCGCCTGCTCACGGCTGCGCCGCCGCGGGACCAGCTAACACACCGGCGGCGAGGCCGAGTGCAGCTACTCGCCTGGCGCCGGCGCGCCCGCAGGGCCGTGCGAGGACGCGGGCCGCCAGACTGCCGCCGGAGCGCCTTTGTGATGGCCAGCGGCTCATCGCTTCCGTGCTCCGGAGCGCCGGTCAGTCGTGGCCGTCGAGGACGTCGAAGAGGTAGCTGTACTTCAGGATGACGCTGCGCCCGGCGTACTCGGGAAGGTACTGACCGATTCCCTCCGTCTCGTTGTAGACGAGGAAGAGCCCGGTGTTCGCATCCTGCAACCAGCCGAACCGGAAGTTCACGGACCAGAGTTCGGCGCTGTCGTTGTGTTGCACCAGCGTCTGCACGAAGACGCGCGGCGAGAAGTTGTAGCCCAGGCGGA
Proteins encoded in this window:
- a CDS encoding carbohydrate binding family 9 domain-containing protein, which produces MLDGAVLDDPAWAEAEPATGFVQNQPDEGQPASERTEVRMIYTADTIYVGVVCYDRDPASIIVTDSRRDSSLMDSDSFQLIFDTFFDRQNGFVFGTSPSGQEYDGQLANEGAGGSGMGRTGQGGQARGAGGGFNQNWDGVWQVRTAISEIGWSAEFAIPFRTLRFPAGSAQTWGVNFQRNIRRRNETAYWAPIPRQFDLFRVSQAGQVTGIVAPEGLWRTLQLTPYVVGETARRPDTAVARDITSNLGDFGGDLKYGVTSGLALDLTYNTDFAQVEVDDQQINLDRFNLFFPEKRPFFLENAGAFTVSNSGGAAFNDPGQTELFFSRRIGIGAAGEAIPITAGARLSGKVTESVTVGFLNMQTEAAGESAPANNFTVARMRRDLPNRSSVGGLLVSRQATGALAGADNFNRTFAVDGRWGFGQNGLVSGFASRTQTPGLRGRDYAWDTALDYNAESWRVRAGYMEMGENFNPEVGYVRRTGFRKVDFGLFNTTRPGPNRFRIQELQPHVTFNRFWSLGSRFVQTSLLHMDSVIEFEDSSSLITAWNIREEGVIRAFPISGVTVAPGSYPWHEANLFYNSNRSAPVAWGFRFLGSGFFGGTLRSAGPTLQLRRGEALNVEFRWTRNDIDLPAGHVITNLATSRIAYNFSPRVFTQAFLQYNDSADLWSINLRFGWLQDGNTGLFVVYNQTDGLLDYIPTGSGKSLIVKYTHLFDLLQ
- a CDS encoding esterase, translated to MSKRLVQAALAGLLLIVVAPPAAAEVIRWQVDGRTREAIVYGPESPTAEGAPLVLVFHGFGDNMRNFQRANLHVAWPEAIVVYFQGLPTRRGLPGWQGEPGAANRDLKLVDVALRSLRETHNIDDDRIYATGYSNGGMFTYLLWAERPGVFAAYAPVAARLRPSVRPSQPSPVFHVAGARDLVVDFADQEAAIAVAIEVNGVDAATECGAGCTVYGAGTAAPVMTWIHGGAHVYPRGTSERIVSFFRELSRSR
- a CDS encoding transcriptional repressor produces the protein MNEDAERLLRQHGLQVTAQRLAVLRAMATHPHATADELADDVRGSIGSISRQAVYDTLGTLVERGLARRIQPAGSPARYEDRVGDNHHHLVCRACGDMVDIDCAVGEAPCLTADDDHGFEIVEAEVIYWGYCPGCRNRLAGSKTGRANNRKG